One Panicum virgatum strain AP13 chromosome 9K, P.virgatum_v5, whole genome shotgun sequence genomic region harbors:
- the LOC120647539 gene encoding subtilisin-like protease 4, with protein sequence MRTQTSHLGLLFLFSSALLAVSFAQERNNYVVHLEPREDGSTDSVEEWHRSFLPEATLDSASDDGPRIIHSYSHVLNGFAARLTDAEAESLRNKEGCLRLYPEEFLPLATTHSPGFLGLHLGKDGFWSRSGFGRGVVIGLLDTGILPSHPSFGDAGLPPPPKKWKGTCEFRSIAGGGCNNKVIGARAFGSAAINNTAPPVDDAGHGTHTASTAAGNFVQNADVRGNAHGTASGMAPHAHLAIYKVCARSRCSIMDIIAGLDAAVKDGVDVLSFSISATDGAQFNYDLIAVATFKAMEHGVFVSAAAGNDGPVAGTISNGAPWMLTVAAGTTDRAIRTSVRLGNGQVLDGESLFQPRNNTAGRQLPLVFPGRNGDPDARDCSTLVEAEVRGKVVLCESRSIGEHVEQGQMVSAYSGAGMILMNKAAEGYTTFADAHVLPASHVSYAAGSKIAAYIRSTPRPTASITFRGTVMGSSPAPSVAFFSSRGPNKASPGILKPDITGPGMNILAAWAPSEMHPEFADDVSLTFFMESGTSMSTPHLSGIAAIVKSLHPSWSPAAIKSAIMTSSDVADHAGVAIKDEQYRRASFYSMGAGYVNPSRAVDPGLVYDLGTNEYIAYLCGLGLGDDGVKEIVGRRVACGKLRAVTEAELNYPSLVVKLLSQPITVRRTVTNVGKADSVYTAAVDMPKDVSVVVRPPMLRFTRANEKQSFSVTVRWNGQPAVGGAEGNLKWVSKEHVVRSPIVIPPAKAVA encoded by the coding sequence ATGAGGACCCAAACAAGCCACCttggcctcctcttcctcttctcctctGCGTTGCTCGCCGTCTCCTTCGCGCAGGAGCGCAACAACTATGTGGTTCATCTCGAGCCGAGAGAGGACGGCAGCACCGATTCGGTGGAGGAGTGGCACCGGTCCTTCTTGCCGGAGGCCACGCTGGACTCGGCGAGCGACGACGGCCCCAGAATCATACACTCGTACAGCCACGTGCTCAACGGGTTCGCCGCCCGTCTCACCGACGCGGAGGCGGAGAGTCTCAGGAACAAGGAGGGGTGCCTGCGCCTCTACCCCGAGGAGTTCTTGCCGCTCGCGACCACCCACTCGCCGGGCTTCCTCGGCCTCCACCTCGGCAAGGACGGCTTCTGGAGCCGCTCCGGGTTCGGCCGGGGCGTGGTGATTGGGCTCCTGGACACCGGCATCCTGCCCAGCCACCCGTCCTTCGGCGACgccggcctgccgccgccgcccaagaagtggaaaggcaccTGCGAGTTCAGgtcgatcgccggcggcggctgcaacaACAAGGTCATCGGCGCGCGCGCGTTCGGGAGCGCCGCCATCAACAacaccgcgccgcccgtcgacgACGCGGGCCACGGCACGCACacggcgagcacggcggcgggcaaCTTCGTCCAGAACGCCGACGTGCGCGGGAACGCGCACGGCACGGCGTCCGGGATGGCGCCGCACGCGCACCTCGCCATATACAAGGTCTGCGCCCGGAGCCGCTGCTCCATCATGGACATCATCGCCGGGCTGGACGCCGCCGTCAAGGACGGCGTGGACGTGCTCTCCTTCTCCATCAGCGCCACCGACGGCGCGCAGTTCAACTACGACCTCATCGCCGTCGCCACTTTCAAGGCCATGGAGCACGGCGTCTTCGTCAGCGCCGCGGCCGGCAATGACGGCCCCGTCGCCGGCACCATCAGCAACGGCGCGCCCTGGATGCTGACGGTGGCGGCCGGCACCACGGATCGCGCGATCCGCACCAGCGTGAGGCTCGGCAACGGGCAGGTGTTGGACGGCGAGTCCCTGTTCCAGCCCCGGAACAACACCGCCGGGCGGCAGCTCCCGCTCGTGTTCCCGGGCCGCAACGGCGACCCGGACGCCCGCGACTGCAGCACGCTGGTCGAGGCGGAGGTGCGCGGCAAGGTGGTCCTCTGCGAGAGCCGGTCGATCGGCGAGCACGTCGAGCAGGGTCAGATGGTGTCCGCGTACAGCGGCGCCGGCATGATCCTGATGAACAAGGCGGCGGAGGGGTACACCACTTTCGCCGACGCCCACGTGCTGCCCGCGTCGCACGTGAGCTACGCCGCCGGGTCGAAGATCGCGGCGTACATCAGGTCGACGCCCAGGCCCACGGCGAGCATCACCTTCAGGGGCACGGTGATGGGGTCGTCCCCGGCGCCGTCGGTCGCCTTCTTCTCGTCGCGCGGGCCGAACAAGGCGAGCCCGGGCATCCTGAAGCCGGACATCACGGGGCCCGGCATGAACATCCTGGCGGCGTGGGCGCCCAGCGAGATGCATCCCGAGTTCGCGGACGACGTGAGCCTGACCTTCTTCATGGAGTCGGGCACCTCGATGTCGACGCCGCACCTGAGCGGCATCGCCGCCATCGTCAAGAGCCTGCACCCGAGCTGGTCCCCCGCGGCGATCAAGTCGGCGATCATGACGTCCTCGGACGTCGCGGACCACGCCGGCGTGGCCATCAAGGACGAGCAGTACCGACGGGCGAGCTTCTACTCCATGGGCGCCGGGTACGTGAACCCGTCCCGCGCCGTCGACCCCGGGCTGGTGTACGACCTGGGCACCAACGAGTACATCGCCTACCTCTGCGGGCTGGGGCTCGGGGACGACGGCGTGAAGGAGATAGTCGGGCGGCGCGTCGCCTGCGGCAAGCTCAGGGCCGTCACCGAGGCGGAGCTCAACTACCCGTCGCTGGTGGTGAAGCTGCTGTCCCAGCCGATCACGGTCCGGCGCACGGTGACGAACGTGGGGAAGGCGGACTCGGTATACACGGCGGCGGTGGACATGCCCAAGGACGTGTCCGTGGTGGTGCGGCCCCCGATGCTGCGCTTCACCCGGGCGAACGAGAAGCAGAGCTTCAGCGTGACGGTGCGGTGGAACGGGCAGCCGGCCGTGGGCGGCGCCGAGGGGAACCTCAAGTGGGTGTCCAAGGAGCATGTGGTGAGGAGCCCGATCGTGATCCCGCCGGCCAAGGCCGTCGCTTGA